The Leishmania mexicana MHOM/GT/2001/U1103 complete genome, chromosome 32 genomic interval agatcGAGGCGTACCTGGAGAGTCACGGCATCCATCGcgagcgccgcacgcgcgtcCGGTTTCAGATTCTCTCCAACTTTGTAGACTGGAAGCTGTGCACCGCACTAGGCTCTGCAGCACTGGCAGGCTTCAGCATTCCCGTAACCGGCTTCAATAGCACCTACTCGCACATTCGGCGCTTCGAACGGTATCTGGACTTTGTCGAGCACGAGGGACTGCACGACGAAGACATCGTCGTTACATTGGACAGCGACGTTTTCTGGACTGGCGCCGActttctccccttcctcaGAAAGTTCGCGCGCTTTTCACCAGAGAAGGAAAGTGACCTAGACGTCGCAGCCGTCCGGGCATGGGAGGACTAtggggagaagaaggcgcccCTGTACATGCAGCGCTTGCAGACCGAGATGGGCAACGGCGCGGCACACGTGAAGCGCCCTTTGCTGCAGATGTCGCCTGTGGTGTACAACACCGACGACCTGTGCTGGTGGGGCCAGCACTCTGAAAGTTTTGTGCAGTGCCCGCTGGCCTTTGCGACGCTGGACCACATGATCGAGGTGGCGCGCAACCACGTTTCGAACATGGACTTGAGCAAGGTAGGGTCCTACGCGCTCGTGTGCAGCGATACGCTGCAGGCACAACTCAAGAAGTCCTTCACGGGCAAGCAACAGTGGATGGTGGACGACTTGCTACGCCACCCGaacgcggcgtcgccgtacATGACGCAAGCGAAGCGGTCTTGCGACGATCCGCTCTTCTACAACACCACCATTGTGCGCAAGTCCAACCCAACCGTGCTGCTGAACGGCGGCATGCACGTGTCACGCGTGTGggcgctgcgctggctgGCAAAGACGCTTGCGACGTACGTGGCGACAGAGacgccggtggcggaggcggaggaccACCACACGTCCCAGTGGTGGTGTGACCAAGCACTTTTGGGGCAAATGTACGTGCGGGCGCGCCTGTACGAGATTGAGCACAACCTATTGGCAGGCCCTCCGCTCTCGATGAGGACCCCGCCAGTCGCGTACGATGATCGTTACGGGCCGCCAGGCCTTGTTGGTCTGGACCGGCGGTCTCAGATGGTAGTTCTCGCCCCGGCCATAGAGCGCAATCCAAACCTGTT includes:
- a CDS encoding expression-site associated gene (ESAG3),putative, which gives rise to MVKPTSFHTLMRGSGSLTRPAHSQDHSGKRSAWFPHATSPLRQLLHRLAHNRGSVSLTIAVTVVLLVASTELLWPRRYAQLLDGRNLAIPYRSEAAAYRKSAVFVAPLPRGSENVVAGTAGETVPVTVHGRSRRQKTLEAEIEAYLESHGIHRERRTRVRFQILSNFVDWKLCTALGSAALAGFSIPVTGFNSTYSHIRRFERYLDFVEHEGLHDEDIVVTLDSDVFWTGADFLPFLRKFARFSPEKESDLDVAAVRAWEDYGEKKAPLYMQRLQTEMGNGAAHVKRPLLQMSPVVYNTDDLCWWGQHSESFVQCPLAFATLDHMIEVARNHVSNMDLSKVGSYALVCSDTLQAQLKKSFTGKQQWMVDDLLRHPNAASPYMTQAKRSCDDPLFYNTTIVRKSNPTVLLNGGMHVSRVWALRWLAKTLATYVATETPVAEAEDHHTSQWWCDQALLGQMYVRARLYEIEHNLLAGPPLSMRTPPVAYDDRYGPPGLVGLDRRSQMVVLAPAIERNPNLFHHGGYLERQFPGSNHWWIWNQTELLLGENEPQGLPLDELQTTRGGVLVTPPLLWRSATAEDRSRGFQNEAEKDPDVVHVPFIHYAAPSKHKRFTAHRNYYAWMVAARHDRRARESLTNALGKELVELWFNEERVFVNFTRMCEDPTLLSSP